A section of the Thauera sp. K11 genome encodes:
- a CDS encoding restriction endonuclease subunit S codes for MTINQRDHVVGLLDHEEWNLQEQAVAVTTDREEGMVASHRFPMYVAKDFLAEPEFILRLFLTHKGKKLLELASPGGAGRNKTLGQKEFESLKIALPSPPEQRKVATFLLAVDERIAQLRARYEWLTKYKKGVIRKLFAQDVRFKDAAGCEFPDWQESSFGEVAELRNWKYDPDTSAEALRCVELEHVSQETGRLLGYVDSKLQRSVKNRFAAGDVLFGKLRPYLRKYLKAPFDGACSTEIWVLNGKKVTNDFLFYLVQSESFMTTAQISSGSKMPRADWGVVSSGEVAYPCPEEQTKIAGFLFALDAQIACAESQLESAKRYKQGILRNMFIQ; via the coding sequence ATGACCATCAATCAGCGAGATCATGTCGTTGGACTGCTTGATCATGAAGAATGGAATCTGCAGGAGCAGGCTGTAGCCGTCACGACCGACCGCGAGGAAGGGATGGTAGCCTCGCACCGGTTCCCGATGTACGTGGCCAAAGATTTCTTGGCAGAGCCGGAATTCATCCTCCGGCTTTTTCTGACCCACAAAGGCAAGAAGCTTCTCGAGCTCGCTTCCCCAGGCGGGGCCGGTCGCAACAAGACCCTCGGACAGAAGGAATTTGAGAGCCTCAAGATCGCCCTCCCCTCTCCTCCAGAACAAAGAAAAGTCGCCACCTTCCTGTTGGCCGTCGACGAGCGCATCGCCCAACTCAGAGCCCGTTACGAGTGGCTGACCAAGTACAAGAAGGGCGTCATCCGGAAGCTCTTCGCCCAGGATGTTCGCTTCAAGGACGCCGCGGGGTGTGAGTTTCCCGATTGGCAGGAGTCATCTTTTGGCGAGGTGGCGGAACTGCGGAACTGGAAGTACGACCCAGATACTTCGGCCGAGGCGTTACGCTGCGTCGAACTCGAACACGTCTCACAGGAGACGGGGCGGCTGTTGGGCTACGTCGATTCAAAGCTACAGAGAAGCGTCAAGAACCGGTTCGCCGCTGGAGACGTGTTGTTCGGAAAGCTCCGGCCGTACCTCCGGAAGTATCTGAAGGCACCCTTCGATGGCGCATGCTCCACCGAGATATGGGTGCTGAACGGCAAGAAGGTGACGAACGATTTCTTGTTCTACCTCGTTCAATCCGAGAGCTTCATGACGACCGCGCAGATCTCGTCTGGATCGAAGATGCCGAGGGCCGACTGGGGAGTGGTTTCATCCGGCGAGGTAGCGTATCCGTGCCCCGAAGAACAGACCAAGATCGCCGGCTTCCTCTTCGCCCTGGACGCCCAGATCGCCTGCGCCGAGTCCCAGCTCGAATCTGCGAAGCGGTACAAGCAAGGTATCCTCAGGAATATGTTCATCCAATAA
- a CDS encoding type II toxin-antitoxin system RelE/ParE family toxin, whose amino-acid sequence MEVEFDDDDLDRLETDAQFTAGHPQEIVSAYRRRMQQIRAFRDERDFYALKALHFEKLKGDREGQHSIRLNKQWRLVLEIRGEHPCKVVGIVEIVDYH is encoded by the coding sequence ATGGAAGTTGAGTTCGACGACGACGACCTTGACAGGCTCGAAACCGACGCCCAGTTCACCGCCGGGCACCCTCAGGAAATCGTGAGCGCCTACCGGAGGCGGATGCAGCAGATCCGCGCGTTCCGAGACGAGCGCGACTTCTACGCGCTGAAAGCCTTGCACTTCGAGAAGCTCAAAGGGGACAGGGAGGGACAGCACTCGATCCGACTTAACAAACAGTGGAGGCTCGTCCTGGAGATCAGGGGCGAACACCCCTGCAAGGTCGTCGGCATCGTTGAAATCGTCGATTATCACTAA